The proteins below are encoded in one region of Candidatus Planktophila lacus:
- a CDS encoding DUF7455 domain-containing protein, with product MTEQVILESTPLNALDRCDRCGAQAYVRATLATGGELMFCAHHGKEYAEKLKAVAVAIQDESERLVESKN from the coding sequence ATGACCGAGCAAGTAATCCTCGAATCCACACCTCTTAATGCACTTGATCGTTGCGATCGTTGCGGCGCTCAGGCATATGTGCGAGCAACCCTCGCAACAGGTGGCGAACTAATGTTCTGTGCACACCACGGCAAGGAATACGCTGAAAAGCTAAAGGCTGTGGCAGTTGCAATCCAAGACGAGTCAGAGCGCTTGGTTGAATCTAAGAATTAA
- a CDS encoding ABC transporter ATP-binding protein produces MEIIEIKDLTLQRNNRELFTGLSATIAKGSISAIIGPNGCGKSSLLLAITGDLKPISGSIFIAEKNLQELSDLEQSHLRSLALQERTFWLPMTVREVLALGQSDEAMNQIEKIAADLGLTELLGNLVTTLSVGQVQRVEIARTLLRDCPIYLFDEPFAAQDLASKEKLIEIFKQQRSAGKTVILVAHSEVEKLSWCDQIIQLGS; encoded by the coding sequence ATGGAAATAATTGAGATCAAAGATCTAACGCTGCAGCGCAATAACCGCGAACTCTTCACGGGGTTAAGCGCCACTATTGCTAAAGGCTCAATTAGCGCAATTATCGGCCCTAATGGTTGCGGCAAGAGTTCGCTGCTCTTGGCTATCACCGGTGACCTAAAGCCAATTAGCGGTTCTATCTTTATCGCGGAAAAGAATTTGCAAGAGTTAAGCGATCTCGAACAATCGCACCTGCGCAGTTTGGCGCTGCAAGAGCGCACCTTCTGGCTACCGATGACTGTTCGCGAAGTACTAGCCTTGGGGCAGAGCGATGAGGCCATGAATCAAATTGAGAAGATAGCGGCCGACTTGGGGCTTACCGAATTGTTGGGGAACTTAGTGACTACGCTTTCTGTCGGACAGGTGCAGCGTGTTGAAATCGCCCGCACCTTGTTGCGCGACTGCCCGATCTACCTTTTTGACGAACCATTTGCGGCACAGGATCTGGCAAGTAAAGAGAAGTTAATTGAAATCTTTAAGCAACAGCGCAGCGCAGGAAAGACCGTCATTCTGGTCGCACATAGTGAAGTTGAAAAACTATCTTGGTGTGATCAGATAATCCAACTGGGCTCTTAA
- a CDS encoding NUDIX hydrolase, translating to MAARDGDGWVECSCGSKHWGLHGAAGLLIYRDGAILLQHRAPWVHNGDTWGIPGGARDSHESVIDGAIREAVEETGIDPQQLTPRQTHNDNHGNWSYDTVIAEATSELVAHELNDESHEVRWVLFDDVTRLPLHPSFAKSWRDLRAQLDYLITPR from the coding sequence ATGGCTGCGCGCGATGGAGATGGTTGGGTCGAGTGCAGTTGCGGCTCTAAACATTGGGGCTTGCATGGCGCAGCAGGTTTACTTATCTATCGCGATGGCGCAATCTTGTTACAGCACCGCGCACCCTGGGTTCATAACGGAGACACTTGGGGAATCCCAGGCGGTGCGCGTGATTCACACGAGAGCGTTATTGATGGCGCAATTCGCGAAGCGGTAGAAGAGACCGGTATTGATCCACAGCAGTTAACCCCGCGCCAAACCCATAACGATAACCACGGTAACTGGTCTTATGACACCGTTATCGCTGAGGCAACGAGCGAACTTGTGGCGCACGAGTTAAATGATGAATCACATGAAGTGCGTTGGGTTTTATTTGATGATGTAACTCGCTTGCCGCTACACCCCAGCTTTGCAAAATCTTGGCGCGATTTAAGAGCCCAGTTGGATTATCTGATCACACCAAGATAG
- the metX gene encoding homoserine O-acetyltransferase MetX — MSNSITTAVTGAWLESHDPGDRKFVKIGFLLLESGETLPDITIAYQTWGTLSAAKDNAILINHAMTGWSDVTSWWPNMVGPGLPFDTDKYFIVCPNVIGGCQGSTGPSSIAPDGKRYGSRFPVVTVRDMAAAELLFSDAIGIKKYRLAVGPSLGGMRSLEWAIEYPDRVGAICTIGSSAVATGDQIGGFSVQIRAIKSDPNFNGGDYYEQARGPIEGLGIARRIAHLTYRTESEMDVRFGGQMQGDDTGRYAVESYLDHQAVKLAKRFDANTYISLTSAMASHDVGRDRGGVVAALESIKIPVVVVSIDTDRLFPPRLQVEIAELVPKAQPLITISSDFGHDGFLVESESVGAAIGQALSII, encoded by the coding sequence ATGTCGAACTCGATTACTACAGCAGTTACAGGTGCATGGCTGGAAAGCCATGATCCCGGCGATCGCAAATTTGTAAAGATCGGCTTTCTCTTACTTGAAAGCGGCGAGACGCTGCCCGATATCACGATTGCTTATCAAACTTGGGGCACGTTAAGCGCTGCAAAAGATAATGCGATTTTAATTAACCATGCGATGACTGGTTGGTCTGATGTAACTAGTTGGTGGCCAAATATGGTCGGCCCAGGTCTTCCTTTTGATACCGATAAATATTTCATCGTCTGCCCTAATGTGATTGGCGGATGTCAGGGAAGTACAGGTCCATCGAGTATTGCTCCTGATGGCAAACGTTACGGCTCACGTTTTCCAGTTGTGACAGTGCGTGATATGGCCGCGGCCGAACTTTTATTTAGCGATGCCATCGGCATAAAGAAATATCGTTTGGCTGTAGGTCCATCCCTTGGCGGAATGCGCTCGCTGGAATGGGCGATTGAATATCCAGACCGCGTCGGTGCTATTTGCACGATCGGTTCATCAGCAGTTGCAACCGGCGATCAGATCGGCGGATTCTCAGTGCAGATCCGCGCAATCAAGAGCGATCCAAATTTCAACGGCGGCGATTATTACGAGCAAGCAAGGGGCCCAATCGAAGGCTTGGGTATCGCCCGACGCATCGCGCATCTGACTTATCGCACCGAATCTGAGATGGATGTGCGCTTTGGTGGCCAGATGCAGGGCGATGACACCGGGCGCTATGCCGTTGAGTCATACCTTGATCATCAGGCGGTTAAATTGGCCAAGCGCTTTGATGCCAATACCTATATCTCGCTAACTTCAGCGATGGCATCCCATGATGTGGGCCGCGATCGCGGGGGAGTCGTGGCTGCGCTGGAATCGATCAAGATTCCGGTCGTTGTGGTCTCAATTGATACCGATCGCCTATTCCCACCTCGACTTCAGGTTGAGATTGCCGAGCTCGTTCCTAAGGCGCAACCGCTAATTACTATCTCATCGGACTTCGGACACGATGGCTTTTTGGTCGAATCTGAGTCAGTTGGCGCCGCAATCGGCCAAGCGCTGAGTATAATATAG
- a CDS encoding FecCD family ABC transporter permease, with protein MKLRFSLIVIALNIAVVASLLLGATQVENIWRYLFNPGFDSASTNHLILWQIRIPRILVALLIGAALGLAGAIAQSAANNPLADPAILGTSAGASLGVVIGVLLNLAEVGSVSAVLFATIGALIATALTFTWARSVGALIIIGIGTSALFSAVVGLLITATNNPEIRSISFWSLGSLALATSESLLILTPVFLVCFFFAFKIAPQLDLLSLGDISVRHLGLSAKAIRLKAFLIIGSLVAVSVSTVGSISFLALAAPHIARILFGGKNRILTIASSLIGALILLVGDTIARSVLPPYELPIGLITSLLGAPILILLVRKAALTWK; from the coding sequence ATGAAGTTACGTTTCTCGCTAATTGTTATCGCGCTAAATATTGCGGTGGTGGCATCTCTATTGCTCGGTGCAACGCAGGTAGAAAACATCTGGCGTTATCTATTTAACCCCGGCTTTGACAGCGCAAGTACCAACCATTTAATTCTCTGGCAGATTCGAATTCCACGCATTCTGGTTGCGCTCTTAATTGGCGCAGCACTTGGCTTAGCCGGTGCGATCGCACAATCTGCGGCAAATAACCCGTTGGCAGACCCTGCAATCTTAGGAACATCAGCAGGTGCAAGCCTGGGCGTTGTAATTGGCGTTCTCTTAAACCTTGCTGAAGTTGGTTCAGTGTCGGCAGTTCTCTTTGCAACTATTGGAGCGCTGATTGCAACGGCGCTCACTTTTACTTGGGCTCGCTCAGTAGGTGCCTTGATCATTATCGGAATCGGTACCTCGGCGCTCTTTTCCGCAGTTGTTGGGCTACTAATTACCGCCACAAATAATCCAGAGATCCGTTCGATCTCATTCTGGTCGCTCGGTTCATTAGCGTTAGCGACATCAGAGAGCCTTTTGATTCTTACGCCAGTATTTCTGGTCTGCTTCTTCTTCGCCTTTAAAATCGCTCCACAGTTAGATCTACTCTCACTCGGTGATATCTCAGTACGTCACTTAGGACTTTCTGCGAAAGCGATTCGCTTGAAAGCATTCTTGATAATCGGTTCATTGGTTGCAGTCAGCGTGAGTACCGTGGGCTCAATCTCCTTCTTGGCGCTGGCCGCCCCACATATTGCGCGCATTCTCTTTGGTGGAAAGAACCGAATATTGACGATCGCATCTTCGCTAATCGGTGCGCTGATCTTGCTGGTCGGTGACACGATCGCACGCAGCGTTCTTCCCCCATACGAACTACCTATCGGCCTGATTACATCTTTATTGGGTGCACCAATTCTTATCCTGCTAGTGCGAAAGGCGGCGCTGACATGGAAATAA
- a CDS encoding DUF4192 domain-containing protein — MTTLTSPHDLLAAIPFLIGYHPEDSLVVVSIKDNTVGMAMRIDYPVDIPEGAYDLLASHLQRDLATGALLVAYVPSDRSDGEVVLADTRAALTRISIATDESLLIQGGRYRSVLCQDQGCCPAEGNLIPEIDGSRIAVEHVVAGRAMPFANLQALTDSISSLPVATEAKWCELVDSFLIPKAMDNLPKLQRDGATAVIDLAGEFASGRIGQDLELTARVIGRLSDIQVRDFALGSHDEENVDTYFQMWRHLMRIAPKGYVAPIASLCAALAYESGDGALAHRALDRALEDANGYSLALLLRRVFTAGWPPASFAAMRRELHPKVCAGIFGEDLPPGFGL; from the coding sequence ATGACTACGCTTACATCACCACATGACCTACTTGCCGCAATTCCCTTTCTAATTGGTTACCACCCTGAAGATTCATTGGTTGTAGTTTCAATTAAAGATAACACCGTTGGAATGGCGATGCGGATTGATTATCCAGTTGATATTCCCGAAGGTGCTTACGACTTATTGGCTTCACATCTACAGCGAGATTTGGCAACTGGGGCGCTGTTAGTTGCTTATGTTCCAAGCGATCGCAGCGATGGGGAAGTTGTTCTTGCCGATACAAGGGCGGCGTTAACCCGAATTAGTATTGCTACTGATGAATCTCTGCTTATCCAAGGCGGGCGTTATCGCTCTGTTCTATGTCAGGATCAAGGTTGTTGCCCTGCTGAAGGAAACTTAATTCCCGAGATCGATGGTTCGCGTATTGCCGTTGAACATGTTGTTGCAGGTCGTGCGATGCCCTTTGCCAATCTGCAAGCACTCACCGATTCAATTTCATCGTTGCCGGTAGCAACCGAGGCTAAATGGTGCGAATTAGTGGACAGTTTTCTAATTCCCAAAGCTATGGATAACTTGCCGAAGTTACAACGCGATGGCGCAACTGCGGTAATTGATTTAGCAGGTGAATTTGCCAGTGGACGCATTGGCCAAGATCTCGAACTAACCGCGCGGGTTATCGGTCGGTTAAGCGATATCCAGGTGCGCGATTTTGCACTTGGCAGCCATGATGAAGAGAACGTTGATACCTACTTTCAGATGTGGCGCCACTTAATGCGGATCGCACCAAAGGGATATGTGGCACCGATTGCATCTCTGTGTGCCGCGCTGGCATATGAAAGCGGTGATGGCGCACTTGCCCACCGCGCGCTAGATCGCGCCCTCGAAGATGCCAATGGTTATTCCCTGGCGCTCTTATTGCGACGCGTCTTTACAGCAGGTTGGCCGCCGGCATCCTTTGCGGCGATGCGCAGAGAACTACATCCCAAAGTCTGCGCTGGAATTTTTGGTGAAGATCTACCGCCCGGATTCGGGCTTTAA
- a CDS encoding PKD domain-containing protein codes for MKLPLILITALVISLQTLTSHAADCVKACVDVYTQDGQLVIEARKGSGPSSGKVTKPKVVKPKVVAKPKVVAKPKPVVKPKVAAPVKKAPAKPVKKPVKKAAPKVVAATSLSDRLSKSLPTGGISYQPNFKPLIHTPVYFWNDLPSVFRTQVNLIGETIDVVLRPSYLWSFGDGSFLATTDPGGPFPEGKITHIYSQPGIYPVLLTTTWSGSFSHNAVERAITGQIKKVSALTITVVAAPTRFMN; via the coding sequence ATGAAGCTCCCATTAATTCTGATTACAGCGTTGGTAATTTCTCTACAAACTCTCACTTCGCACGCAGCAGATTGCGTCAAAGCCTGTGTTGATGTCTATACCCAAGATGGGCAATTGGTTATTGAAGCGAGAAAGGGAAGTGGCCCAAGTTCGGGCAAGGTGACCAAACCCAAAGTTGTTAAGCCAAAGGTTGTTGCTAAGCCTAAAGTTGTAGCCAAACCTAAGCCGGTTGTAAAGCCTAAAGTTGCTGCACCGGTTAAGAAAGCACCAGCGAAACCTGTAAAGAAACCAGTTAAAAAAGCGGCACCGAAAGTAGTCGCAGCAACTTCACTCAGTGATCGCTTAAGTAAATCACTTCCCACCGGCGGCATTTCATATCAGCCAAATTTCAAACCGCTAATTCACACTCCGGTCTATTTCTGGAATGACTTGCCATCGGTCTTCCGCACCCAAGTTAATTTAATTGGCGAAACCATCGATGTGGTTCTGCGCCCTTCATATTTGTGGTCCTTCGGTGATGGTTCATTTCTTGCGACAACCGATCCAGGTGGTCCATTTCCCGAAGGCAAGATCACACATATTTATTCACAGCCCGGCATTTATCCGGTGCTTTTAACAACAACTTGGAGCGGCAGTTTTTCTCACAATGCCGTAGAACGCGCCATTACTGGCCAGATCAAAAAAGTTTCAGCGCTGACCATCACCGTGGTGGCAGCTCCAACCCGCTTTATGAATTGA
- a CDS encoding ROK family protein — protein sequence MLIGVDWGGTKIEIVALEPDGTELMRIRRDTPRGDYQACLRTIAELIVEIEEKTGQRGSIGIGIPGSLEPISRLGKGGSSTWINGQPVEADLNKVIGRPLRVVNDADCFASSEARDGAGAGYAVVFGVIIASGAGAGVAVNMRAHHGPNNSAGDWGHNPLPFATADELPGEDCYCGKKGCMETWISGYSFSRDYQRRGGADLKPSEIMERARGGETIAIANYESWIDRVGRGLSVVVNTLDPDVFVMGGGMSNIDELYRDLPGKIGQYTFSPVFATPIVRSKHGDSSGVRGAAWLWQ from the coding sequence ATGTTGATCGGGGTTGACTGGGGCGGAACCAAGATTGAAATCGTTGCCCTAGAACCCGATGGCACCGAACTAATGCGCATCAGGCGCGATACTCCGCGCGGTGACTATCAGGCTTGCTTAAGGACGATTGCCGAATTAATCGTGGAGATCGAGGAGAAGACCGGTCAGCGCGGTTCAATCGGAATTGGAATTCCGGGATCTCTTGAACCAATTAGTCGTTTAGGTAAAGGCGGAAGTTCAACCTGGATAAACGGCCAGCCCGTTGAAGCAGATTTGAACAAAGTAATTGGACGACCACTTCGCGTTGTAAACGACGCCGATTGTTTTGCATCATCTGAAGCCCGTGATGGAGCCGGTGCAGGTTACGCAGTTGTCTTCGGAGTAATTATCGCTAGCGGTGCAGGAGCAGGTGTTGCGGTAAATATGCGCGCACATCACGGCCCTAATAACAGCGCTGGTGATTGGGGACATAACCCGCTGCCATTTGCTACCGCCGATGAACTTCCTGGAGAAGATTGTTACTGTGGCAAAAAGGGATGTATGGAAACTTGGATCTCGGGATATAGCTTCTCCAGAGATTATCAAAGGCGCGGTGGCGCAGATCTAAAGCCTTCAGAGATTATGGAACGTGCACGCGGTGGAGAGACAATTGCTATCGCAAATTATGAAAGTTGGATTGACCGCGTTGGACGCGGACTTTCAGTAGTTGTAAATACATTGGATCCAGATGTTTTTGTCATGGGTGGCGGAATGAGCAATATCGATGAGTTGTATCGCGATCTTCCAGGAAAAATTGGTCAGTACACATTTTCGCCAGTCTTTGCCACACCAATTGTTCGCTCAAAACATGGAGATTCAAGTGGTGTTCGCGGCGCTGCCTGGTTATGGCAATAA
- a CDS encoding RNA polymerase sigma factor — translation MAVFSALKNKAKSAKAAKNAPAKKAVAKKAPAKKVAAKKAPVKKASAKKVAAKPVKKAVVKPVKPVKVALKKDLSAKEVQQLVNLKNDVARHKEIVETLAASGIDNYRKAVKKEFLALAQEARHLDEVIATDSEKARKAGLGTSARILSKAQLALIAPPPAPVAPKSEGKAGKAAVVLDDEGNEIVVEEIELEDVETLIAEVAEIIDTEAEDKSNQPRVVNLAEEASGNEENAFTLKASEEDDAPAQTVMTAGATADPVKDYLKQIGRVALLNAELEVELATRIEAGLFAEEKIKEDKKMEKKFKRELEWIVEDGKRAKNHLLEANLRLVVSLAKRYTGRGMLFLDLIQEGNLGLIRAVEKFDYTKGYKFSTYATWWIRQAITRAMADQARTIRIPVHMVEVINKLARVQRQMLQDLGREPTPEELAKELDMTPEKVVEVQKYGREPISLHTPLGEEGDSEFGDLIEDSEAVKPEESVTFTILQEQLMQVLGGLTNREADVIKARYGLTDGQPKTLDEIGKVHGVTRERIRQIESKTMSKLRHPSRSQSLRDYLD, via the coding sequence GTGGCTGTATTTAGTGCGCTCAAAAACAAGGCAAAGTCAGCAAAGGCAGCGAAAAATGCTCCTGCCAAGAAAGCTGTTGCTAAGAAAGCACCTGCAAAAAAGGTAGCCGCCAAGAAGGCACCTGTTAAGAAAGCGTCAGCGAAGAAGGTCGCAGCGAAGCCTGTTAAGAAGGCCGTCGTTAAGCCAGTTAAGCCAGTAAAGGTTGCGCTGAAGAAAGATTTATCTGCCAAAGAAGTTCAACAACTTGTAAATTTGAAGAACGACGTCGCTCGCCACAAAGAGATCGTCGAAACACTTGCTGCCAGCGGTATCGATAACTATCGCAAAGCGGTTAAGAAAGAATTTTTGGCGCTCGCCCAAGAAGCGCGCCACCTTGATGAAGTTATTGCAACTGACTCTGAGAAAGCACGCAAAGCAGGACTCGGAACATCTGCGCGAATTCTCTCTAAAGCCCAACTCGCACTAATTGCGCCACCTCCAGCACCTGTTGCTCCAAAGAGCGAAGGTAAAGCCGGCAAGGCTGCGGTGGTTCTAGATGATGAAGGTAACGAAATCGTCGTTGAAGAAATTGAACTTGAAGATGTCGAAACTCTTATCGCTGAAGTCGCTGAAATCATCGACACAGAAGCAGAAGATAAATCTAATCAGCCACGCGTTGTAAACCTGGCTGAAGAAGCATCTGGAAACGAAGAAAATGCCTTCACCCTAAAGGCCTCTGAAGAAGATGATGCACCTGCGCAGACAGTTATGACTGCTGGTGCAACCGCTGACCCAGTAAAGGATTACCTAAAGCAGATCGGCCGCGTAGCACTCCTTAACGCTGAGCTCGAAGTAGAGCTAGCAACGCGTATTGAAGCCGGCCTCTTTGCCGAAGAGAAGATTAAAGAAGATAAGAAGATGGAGAAGAAGTTCAAGCGCGAACTTGAATGGATCGTTGAAGATGGCAAACGCGCTAAGAACCACTTGCTTGAAGCAAACCTTCGTCTCGTTGTATCTCTTGCAAAGCGTTACACCGGTCGCGGCATGTTGTTCCTTGATCTAATTCAAGAAGGAAACCTCGGCCTTATCCGCGCAGTTGAAAAGTTCGACTACACAAAGGGTTACAAGTTCTCTACCTATGCAACTTGGTGGATCCGTCAGGCGATTACTCGCGCGATGGCAGACCAGGCTCGCACAATCCGTATTCCAGTTCACATGGTTGAAGTCATCAACAAGTTGGCTCGCGTTCAGCGCCAGATGTTGCAAGACCTCGGCCGCGAACCGACTCCAGAAGAGCTCGCTAAAGAACTTGATATGACACCTGAAAAGGTTGTTGAAGTTCAGAAGTACGGCCGCGAACCAATCTCACTTCACACACCACTTGGTGAAGAAGGCGATTCTGAGTTCGGAGATCTCATTGAAGACTCTGAAGCGGTTAAGCCTGAAGAATCTGTAACTTTCACAATCTTGCAAGAACAGTTGATGCAGGTCTTAGGTGGCCTCACCAACCGTGAAGCAGATGTAATCAAGGCTCGTTACGGACTTACAGATGGTCAGCCAAAGACCCTTGATGAGATCGGCAAGGTTCACGGGGTTACTCGCGAACGTATCCGCCAGATCGAATCAAAGACGATGTCGAAGTTGCGCCACCCATCACGTTCGCAATCACTTCGCGATTATCTAGATTAA
- a CDS encoding CDGSH iron-sulfur domain-containing protein → MDKPKVFINPKSGSIRITGEVEMVDADGNVLETLENPKFCGCGQSKEKPFCDGSHKGLLNKD, encoded by the coding sequence GTGGATAAGCCAAAGGTTTTCATAAACCCCAAAAGTGGTTCTATCCGCATAACCGGTGAAGTTGAAATGGTCGATGCTGATGGCAACGTTCTAGAGACTTTAGAAAATCCAAAGTTCTGCGGATGTGGCCAATCAAAAGAAAAACCCTTCTGCGACGGATCGCACAAGGGTCTTCTTAATAAAGATTAA
- a CDS encoding inositol monophosphatase family protein encodes MSLSQVDIDQRFEFGKELILRAGDLAMTYWKSLETLEVKSKGLQDFVSEADYNTEVLIKSAIKERFPDDAFFGEETGPTGIEGAEGIWVVDPIDGTQPFLMGMTSWCVSIAFVSQSQIEIGLVYSPAGNEFFIAQKGKGATLNGKRIQVRDAQTLNDGIVSVGYSNRTSPAQLIHMMKGLLENGGMYHRNGSGALGICYVASGALIGYIEYHINSWDCLAALLLVSEAGGRVNDFIADNGLHLGGKIIAASPKVFAQLDSFFPTK; translated from the coding sequence ATGAGCCTTTCGCAAGTAGATATTGATCAGCGCTTTGAATTCGGCAAAGAGCTAATTCTTCGCGCCGGTGATCTAGCCATGACATATTGGAAATCGCTGGAAACTCTAGAAGTTAAGAGCAAAGGGCTGCAGGATTTTGTTAGCGAAGCCGATTACAACACTGAAGTTTTGATCAAAAGTGCTATCAAGGAACGTTTCCCAGATGATGCATTCTTTGGTGAGGAAACCGGGCCAACTGGAATTGAAGGCGCAGAAGGTATCTGGGTAGTTGATCCAATTGATGGCACGCAGCCATTTTTGATGGGGATGACTAGTTGGTGTGTTTCGATCGCCTTTGTAAGTCAATCTCAAATTGAAATCGGCTTGGTTTATAGCCCTGCAGGTAATGAATTCTTCATCGCCCAAAAAGGCAAAGGCGCAACGTTAAACGGCAAGAGAATTCAAGTGCGCGATGCCCAGACTCTAAACGATGGCATCGTTAGCGTTGGTTACTCCAACCGCACTTCCCCAGCGCAGTTGATTCATATGATGAAAGGCCTGCTTGAAAACGGTGGCATGTACCACCGAAATGGTTCAGGAGCACTTGGTATTTGTTATGTGGCAAGTGGCGCACTCATTGGTTACATCGAATATCACATCAACTCTTGGGATTGCTTAGCTGCTCTTTTATTGGTCTCTGAAGCAGGCGGAAGAGTTAATGACTTTATCGCTGACAATGGACTGCACCTGGGCGGCAAGATAATTGCTGCATCCCCTAAAGTCTTTGCTCAATTAGATAGCTTCTTTCCAACAAAGTAA